In Sparus aurata chromosome 3, fSpaAur1.1, whole genome shotgun sequence, the following are encoded in one genomic region:
- the hibadha gene encoding 3-hydroxyisobutyrate dehydrogenase a, whose translation MAALFRGSRNVLLRWNKHVDLAFVSSRSMASKTPVGFVGLGNMGTPMARNLLKNGYPVIATDVFPGSCKELQDIGAQVVDSPAEVAEKADRIITMLPSSPNVIEVYTGPNGILKKVKKGTLLIDSSTIDPSVSKEMALAAEKMGAVFMDAPVSGGVGAASMAKLTFMVGGVEEEYNAAQELLTCMGANVVYCGQVGTGQAAKICNNMLLAIGMIGTAETMNLGIRLGLDPKLLAKILNMSSGRCWSSDTYNPVPGVMEGVPSANNYQGGFGTTLMAKDLGLAQNTATNTKTPIPLGSLAHQIFRVMCSRGYANKDFSSIFQFLREEEGQ comes from the exons ATGGCTGCGTTGTTTAGAGGGTCGAGAAATGTATTGCTAAGGTGGAATAAGCATGTCGACCTCGCCTTCG TGTCGTCACGATCAATGGCCTCAAAAACCCCAGTGGGGTTTGTTGGTCTGGGAAACATGGGCACTCCCATGGCCAGAAACCTGTTAAAGAACGGATATCCTGTTATCGCCACTGATGTCTTTCCTGGGTCTTGCAAGGAGCTGCAGGACATTGGTGCCCAG GTGGTAGACTCTCCAGCAGAGGTGGCAGAGAAGGCAGACCGCATCATCACAATGCTTCCATCCAGTCCCAACGTCATAGAAGTCTACACCGGCCCTAATGGCATCCTCAA GAAGGTGAAGAAGGGAACGCTGTTGATTGACTCCTCTACCATCGACCCTTCGGTCTCAAAAGAAATGGCACTCGCGGCGGAGAAGATGGGGGCCGTGTTCATGGACGCTCCAGTGTCAGGAG gtgtcgGGGCTGCCAGCATGGCCAAACTGACGTTCATGGTAGGTGGAGTGGAGGAAGAATACAACGCCGCACAGGAGCTGCTCACCTGCATGGGAGCCAATGTTGTGTACTGTGGACAGGTCGGCACTGGACAg GCAGCTAAGATCTGCAACAACATGCTCCTGGCCATTGGGATGATTGGGACCGCAGAGACCATGAACCTTGGCATCAG ACTGGGTTTGGACCCCAAGCTGCTGGCAAAGATCCTCAACATGTCCTCAGGTCGTTGCTGGTCCAGCGACACGTACAATCCAGTTCCCGGCGTCATGGAGGGAGTCCCCTCAGCCAACAACTACCAGGGCGGCTTTGGAACCACGCTAATGGCCAAG GATCTTGGTTTGGCTCAAAACACTGCCACCAACACTAAGACACCCATCCCTCTGGGCTCCCTCGCCCACCAGATCTTTCGAGTCATGTGCTCCCGCGGCTACGCTAACAAGGACTTCTCATCCATCTTCCAATTCCTACGTGAGGAGGAAGGCCAGTAA